In the genome of Quercus robur chromosome 3, dhQueRobu3.1, whole genome shotgun sequence, one region contains:
- the LOC126717909 gene encoding pentatricopeptide repeat-containing protein At1g61870, mitochondrial-like gives MASLSKSRRLFIHLNRNVDVPKPLFYSTTPTPTPTPPFPSFRAAKAAIISESNPDKLAEILQKSIHFPTFQRHRPIYHLSIRKLARANRPDLIHRVLQSHPTPNSEGFFIRLIMLYSSAAMLDHAINTLELIKSSSQLSEKSLCAILTAHLNNRLFDQVRDLFQTLPLKLNVTPGIASNNLVLKSFVEENNDVVAALNWVEIMEKDNKVLPNIDSYNVLLKGYLKNNDLVGFDGVVKEVLNKGLDFNLASYNYRISRLCKSKECARAKKLLDDMVSKGVKPNSVSYDTIIDGFCRVGDLESAKKVLESMLRDGYVSPCSFPYNALIRNAVKEGEFDLALEMCKETIRRRWIPPFEAMKGLVNGLVKMSRGEEAKEIVEKMKKRLKGPAVDSWGKIEAALPL, from the coding sequence ATGGCCAGTTTGAGCAAAAGCCGTCGACTCTTCATCCACCTCAACCGCAATGTGGACGTACCAAAACCCCTCTTCTACTCCACCaccccaaccccaaccccaaccccaCCCTTCCCTTCATTCCGAGCTGCCAAAGCCGCCATTATCTCCGAATCAAACCCAGACAAACTCGCCGAAATCCTCCAAAAATCCATCCACTTCCCCACCTTTCAACGCCACCGGCCTATCTACCACCTCTCCATCCGAAAACTCGCTCGAGCGAATCGCCCTGACCTCATTCACCGCGTCCTCCAATCCCACCCAACACCCAACTCCGAAGGCTTCTTCATCCGCCTCATCATGCTCTACTCTAGCGCCGCCATGCTCGATCACGCAATCAACACCCTCGAACTCATCAAATCTTCTTCTCAACTTTCCGAGAAATCCCTTTGTGCCATCCTCACCGCTCACCTCAACAATCGCCTCTTCGATCAGGTTCGTGATCTCTTTCAAACTCTGCCTTTGAAACTCAATGTCACTCCTGGTATTGCGTCTAATAATTTGGTCTTGAAATCTTTTGTTGAGGAAAATAATGATGTTGTGGCTGCGCTTAATTGGGTTGAGATAATGGAGAAAGATAATAAGGTTTTGCCCAATATTGATTCTTATAATGTCTTGTTAAAGGGTTATTTGAAGAATAATGATTTGGTTGGGTTTGATGGGGTTGTGAAGGAGGTTTTAAATAAAGGGTTGGACTTCAATTTGGCTAGTTATAATTATAGGATTTCGAGACTCTGCAAGAGCAAAGAGTGTGCTCGAGCTAAGAAGTTGTTGGACGATATGGTTTCCAAAGGCGTGAAGCCAAATTCTGTTAGTTATGATACTATCATTGATGGGTTTTGTAGGGTAGGGGATTTGGAATCGGCCAAGAAGGTTTTGGAGAGTATGTTGAGGGATGGTTATGTTTCACCGTGTTCGTTTCCTTATAATGCTTTGATACGAAATGCGGTTAAGGAGGGAGAGTTTGATTTGGCTTTGGAAATGTGTAAAGAGACTATAAGAAGGAGGTGGATTCCGCCCTTTGAGGCAATGAAGGGTCTGGTTAACGGGTTGGTGAAAATGTCAAGAGGGGAGGAAGCGAAAGAGATTGttgagaagatgaagaaaaggcTTAAGGGGCCTGCTGTGGATTCCTGGGGGAAAATTGAAGCTGCTCTTCCTTTGTAG